In Ovis aries strain OAR_USU_Benz2616 breed Rambouillet chromosome 14, ARS-UI_Ramb_v3.0, whole genome shotgun sequence, a single genomic region encodes these proteins:
- the LOC105602023 gene encoding LOW QUALITY PROTEIN: ubiquitin carboxyl-terminal hydrolase 29-like (The sequence of the model RefSeq protein was modified relative to this genomic sequence to represent the inferred CDS: inserted 1 base in 1 codon; deleted 1 base in 1 codon; substituted 1 base at 1 genomic stop codon), protein MNCCTQKVKKNLEIQRVKTISTENGSLAQTVVLIQALSCKTGSEFPSEQIYSHDDLRWDDLDTHPEFWQGFPDLGNTCYMNAVLQSLSVIPSFADDLLMMPFVAFITCLTQLLALKDICNPEGKKELLVNIKNAISAVAETSSGSVTQCDAYEFLGCCSEQLKEDMEKLTTTLKTXEENGGGNSSLQMXVDGAACQTFVCPIVANFEFELQCSIIWKACGQVVLKTEPSHYLPCINLPQEMKLQPSSIQNSFDLFFRAEDLEYSCHECTHEISVAMHKVSKLPRVLIVHLKCYSFNDAWLLVKDNQPVAIPKFLNSSSHCSESTKLAFPTAPNTPPGDSKMLEVSPEVFSEILAPSSPSKKLISESSDSLAKNAEPMFQKIVGGSSQEQQQRDLENGPEWNKAASGMAGKELPAADSGMGQEHTYLTICEDARELTSSPHQVSERLSSRRRLKIRP, encoded by the exons ATGAACTGTTGCACTCAGAAGGTCAAGAAAAACTTAGAAATTCAACGTGTGAAGACCATCTCTACTGAAAATGGCAGTCTAGCTCAGACCGTTGTTTTAATCCAGGCTCTCTCTTGCAAAACAGGTTCGGAGTTTCCATCAGAACAAATATATAGCCATGACGACCTAAGATGGGATGACCTTGACACTCACCCAGAATTCTGGCAAGGGTTCCCCGACCTAGGGAACACCTGTTACATGAATGCAGTTTTACAGTCACTGTCTGTGATTCCCTCATTTGCTGACGACTTACTCATGATGCCCTTTGTTGCTTTTATTACGTGCCTGACCCAGCTACTTGctttaaaagatatttgtaaCCCGGAGGGCAAGAAAGAGCTACTTGTCAATATTAAAAATGCTATTTCAGCCGTCGCAGAGACTTCCTCCGGCAGTGTG ACGCAGTGTGATGCGTATGAGTTTTTAGGGTGCTGTTCGGAGCAGCTGAAAGAAGACATGGAAAAGTTAACCACCACTTTGAAGA GAGAGGAAAACGGGGGTGGAAATTCATCGCTGCAGATGTAAGTGGATGGCGCTGCCTGCCAGACCTTTGTTTGTCCCATTGTGGCTAACTTTGAGTTTGAATTGCAGTGCTCCATCATCTGGAAAGCCTGTGGACAGGTCGTTCTCAAGACAGAGCCAAGTCATTACCTACCTTGTATCAACCTTCCCCAAGAAATGAAACTACAACCGTCCTCCATTCAGAATTCTTTTGATCTTTTCTTTAGGGCAGAAGACCTTGAGTATAGCTGTCATGAATGCACCCACGAGATATCTGTTGCAATGCACAAAGTCAGTAAGCTTCCCAGGGTGCTCATCGTCCATCTGAAATGCTATAGCTTTAATGATGCTTGGTTGCTAGTGAAGGATAACCAGCCAGTTGCTATTCCTAAATTTTTAAACTcatcttctcattgcagtgagaGCACCAAGTTAGCTTTTCCTACTGCCCCTAACACACCTCCCGGGGACTCCAAAATGCTAGAAGTCTCTCCAGAGGTGTTTTCTGAGATCCTCGCCCCATCGTCACCTTCAAAGAAGTTGATCTCAGAATCCAGTGATTCCTTGGCAAAGAATGCTGAACCAATGTTCCAGAAGATCGTTGGAGGGTCAAGCCAAGAACAGCAGCAGAGAGACCTGGAAAATGGTCCCGAATGGAATAAAGCAGCTTCAGGAATGGCAGGAAAGGAGCTCCCAGCAGCTGACTCAGGGATGGGTCAAGAACACACATATCTTACGATCTGTGAAGATGCACGTGAACTTACCAGCAGCCCACACCAAGTCTCAGAGAGGCTCAGCTCCAGGAGGCGCCTGAAGATCAGGCCTTAA